A DNA window from Anastrepha ludens isolate Willacy chromosome 6, idAnaLude1.1, whole genome shotgun sequence contains the following coding sequences:
- the LOC128865695 gene encoding deoxyribonuclease TATDN1 — protein sequence MKIFKQLKMAKKYIDIGANLTDPMFRGVYGGKQKHTDDLHLVLERAWKQGVEKMIITVGSLNETDEALKLAQQDDRLTVTMGCHPTRCNEFLQDPEQYYQSLRNKIRENPEKVIAVGECGLDYDRLHFCEKDTQKKYFEKQLSLAAEFRLPLFLHCRNAHSDFMEILERNRDKLLDAGGGVVHSFDGTLEQAEKVIAYGGLYIGLNGCSLKTVENLEVIRRIPSDRIMLETDCPWCGIRPSHAGSKYVQTKFTAVKKKEKWTAETLMDGRCEPCQISQVLEVIAGVKDEDASLLAEKYYNNTLDLFY from the exons ATGAAGATTTTCAAGCAGCTTAAAATGGCAAAGAAGTACATAG ACATTGGCGCTAACCTTACCGACCCGATGTTTCGTGGTGTATACGGTGGTAAACAGAAGCACACCGATGATTTACATTTGGTGCTAGAGCGTGCGTGGAAGCAAGGCGTCGAGAAGATGATCATCACCGTCGGCAGTCTTAATGAGACAGATGAGGCGCTGAAGTTGGCCCAACAAGATG ATCGCCTAACTGTTACAATGGGTTGCCATCCCACGCGTTGTAATGAGTTCCTACAAGACCCAGAGCAATATTACCAAAGCTTACGAAACAAAATACGTGAAAACCCAGAAAAAGTAATTGCTGTGGGTGAGTGTGGACTCGACTATGATCGACTGCATTTCTGTGAGAAAGAtacacagaaaaaatatttcgagaaGCAACTCAGCCTGGCTGCCGAATTCCGTTTACCACTCTTCCTGCATTGCCGGAATGCGCATTCTGACTTCATGGAAATACTCGAACGTAATCGAGACAAGTTGTTGGACGCTGGTGGTGGTGTGGTTCACAGTTTTGATGGAACGCTAGAGCAAGCTGAAAAAGTGATCGCGTACGGAGGACTTTACATCGGTTTGAATGGATGTTCGCTAAAAACTGTGGAAAATTTGGAAGTTATTAGAAGAATACCTAGCGACCGAATTATGCTGGAGACTGATTGTCCTTGGTGCGGAATACGTCCATCACATGCAGGATCGAAATACGTACAAACGAAATTTACGGCGGTAAAGAAAAAGGAGAAATGGACCGCAGAAACCTTGATGGACGGACGTTGTGAGCCATGCCAAATTAG CCAAGTCCTTGAAGTTATCGCAGGTGTGAAGGATGAAGATGCCTCCCTACTGGCAGAAAAGTACTATAATAACACATTGgaccttttttattaa
- the LOC128865696 gene encoding deoxyuridine 5'-triphosphate nucleotidohydrolase encodes MSTEVLKKKLEEYEQPSPKKMKIDSKCVLRFAKLTEHALAPVRGSERAAGLDLRSAYDLKVPARGKAIVKTDLQVQVPEGSYGRVAPRSGLAVKNFIDVGAGVVDEDYRGNLGVVLFNHSDSDFEVKRGDRIAQFICERIFYPELEEVDKLDDTDRGAGGFGSTGVKEVPVKNGNTTAESEEKTAAQEPVKVAESKVDAVTTADTEEVEKKSENKS; translated from the coding sequence ATGTCAACTGAAGtgcttaagaaaaaattagagGAATACGAACAACCATCGCCAAAGAAAATGAAGATTGACTCAAAGTGTGTTCTTCGATTTGCCAAGTTGACTGAGCATGCTCTGGCCCCAGTACGAGGATCGGAGCGCGCTGCCGGCCTTGACTTGCGTAGCGCCTACGATTTGAAAGTACCAGCGCGTGGTAAGGCGATTGTGAAGACTGATTTACAAGTTCAGGTGCCAGAAGGCTCATATGGTCGAGTTGCTCCACGTTCCGGTCTGGCAGTTAAGAATTTCATTGATGTTGGTGCGGGCGTCGTAGACGAAGACTACCGTGGGAACTTGggtgttgttttatttaatcattcgGATTCTGACTTCGAGGTGAAACGTGGTGATCGCATTGCACAGTTTATTTGTGAGCGCATATTCTATCCTGAATTGGAGGAAGTGGATAAACTTGATGATACTGATCGTGGAGCTGGTGGTTTCGGTTCGACTGGAGTAAAGGAGGTTCCTGTCAAAAATGGCAATACAACAGCGGAATCTGAGGAGAAAACAGCTGCACAAGAACCTGTGAAAGTGGCGGAATCTAAAGTAGACGCTGTCACAACAGCAGACACTGAAGAGGTTGAAAAAAAGTCTGAGAATAAATCTTAG